tctcatatttcgggtgaattcccgttgtatgtgagtacagctctgTTCTTTCCGGTTGGCTCCCCTAGTGGgattttcatggtggttgtgattgtgctcaagcgagaagagaccttcaggcctcggcgtggtgttgcgtttcaacacggatgccataatccttagttcggtacagatttaggtaattcttgcatccaccagtatgaatgctaagccatgcacttggtatagactggtaccgttgttgcttgtctcagcggggctctgattgtggtcacaaaataaatcggtgtctgaagaggacggtagaattaagtctccacgacatgTACCTAAGTTAAAgactcaagggcttaactgtcagcgcaactgaaatcgaggaggcaataaatcaGGACCTGACTACATtgaatctgagctctggaaggcgaagagctgggacccaacactgtggctcagttaatcgggttattcaggaaggaagaacatcactgtttcaatatggaaaaagaagggtagtccaacagaatgtttaaattaccgtccgatccggttacttttccacaccatgaagatttttgaacgcattcttgaccaccgtattcgcgaaatcgttcaaataactgtgaatcaagtcagatttgtcaaaaattgcggaactaatgacgcaatacacgctgcgcggttactcatggagaaacaccgtgagaagcatcgccctctttacattgcatttctggttctagagaaagcgtttgaccatgtgtcacacgaactcatctggtatgcattTCGGCAACAcgtagtaccagaagaactcgtgcgctgggttcagttcctctatcacgatccgaaaagtaaagttcgaagtatggcgggtgtataaaaaccgcttcgtgcctctgttggtgttcaccaaggatgcgccctctcaccactcctctttgttcttgttatggacaccgtcacacgggacatccaacgtcgagcaccctacacactactttatgcagatgatgttttcctagcatctaatagcaaaaatgatttcgagcaatttgtccaaaaatggaatgatcgcctcatgcaacatggtctcagattgaatctaaacaaaactgaatttttgacgaccgatccccacgaaacaggcacaatcactgtcagcggcagtgatctgcccagaactgagcgatttaaatacctcggatcaacgctatcagccaatggggactgcgttatgaaattgcttcacacattaacgcaacctagatgaagtggagttccacaactgatgttctttgtgatcgaagtatcaacgaacatctcaaatcgaaaatttaccgcaatgtcgtccatcgtGTCGCTCCCTgtggttctgggtgttggccaactataaaagacaatgaacggcgtcttgcggtaatggggacgaagatgttacgttggactagtggcgtgacacggtttgatcacattcaaaatgaggatatccgcgatcgatatggggttgcaccgatcatggaaaaattgcaggagaggcgttttcgatggtatgggcacgtaattcccgctaaccagaatccacttgccaagattgatctgaacatcgaagtcgatggtaaacgaccaatccGCCGAAACAAcagggatggggatttaaaaacctcgagattgcatccagatcaggcatttgatagagccaaatggcaaaaccaatcacgacgagccgaccccgcttgtgaacgggacaaaatttTTTATCTTGctaatttcatcatcaacggcgcaacaaccgctatccggtctaggcctgccttaataaggaactccagacatcccggtttcaagccgaggtccaccaattcgatatccctaaaaactgtctggcatcctgacctacgccatcgctccatcttaggcaggatctgcctcgtcttctttttctaccatagatattgcccttatcgactttccgggtgggatcatcctcatccatacggattaagtgacccgcccactgtaacctattgagccggattttatccacaaccggacggtcatggtatcgctcatagatttcgtcattgtgtaggctactgcTGATTTGCCGTGATTAGAAAACTGAAGTGAATATGCAAAGTAAAATCAATATTTTCGCTCATGTACACCGTTAAAGACACTACAAACTTCGCAAATAACTATTCGAAGCTTAACTTCCCGATTTCCTCCAGAAAACCCATAAAAGGTGaaacaatattgaaaaaaacctACTTTCGACAGCATGAAGCGAGTGGTAGGCAAAAAACGGTTCGAATCCTATTTTAATATCCCACCCTAGGTaatcgaaaaacaattgaagGTGAATGATTTTTCCCCACAATCAAAAACCAgtgataatatatttttttttcaacaaagttCATCGTTTATGGTTCGATGGACAAATACAATCCTTCTTCCCCCACTTTCTCCATTCTTATATCCGAAAGCTACATTTGCCTGTAACCATGCGTTCCCACTTTCTTTGTGCATCTTCTATATTCATAtttattgcaaaataaaaaaccgaaaaataataatagaaatcCCATTGTGAATACTCATCCCGCTTAATGCGACAAGTGCTACCAACCCACCTCTATTCAGCCATCAAAATCCCACTCCGTACTAGCAAAAATACCAAACCCGGAGCCCTTTCAAAGTGACAGCATTGAAGAGGAAGGCAAGAATCCAAGTAGATTTCGGACAGCGGAGAGAAAAGTCGGTTTTATCACCACAAGTTCAAAAACGTAGATCGTCCCGCGATCCGTACGAAAAGCGATATCTTTTGTGAATATTTAGTGCATAATATTGAACAATTCGAATGCAAATATGGCCCTGAAtccacaatatgaggagatcgGAAAAGGATTCGTCCAGCAATATTATGCGATGTTCGACGACCCAGCGCTGCGGGCCAATCTAGTTAATTTGTATAGTGTAAGTGGAAGCTGTAACGTTGGAAACGCATAGTTTGGTAATTATTAGGGACCAAGTGAATGAGTGCGCCTGTTGGTCGGGTATTGCGGAACCTAACCTCCAAGGACCGTCAATTCCGCCGATACCTTGAGGTTGTCTCGCGAACTGAAGTGTGGAAAAAGTTCGATCGAGACCGGCTCTGAGAAGATACTCGAAGGTTCGGCTATGACTTGCTGTGCCTCTTCGCAGTCTTGTGCCAGCGGTTCCGTGTTTTGTTGTTGTCGTCATAGCGCCCATGACTCAGCCTCGCTTCTTGGCTCGTTGTCTTCACCGCCAAACGTGTTGGTACTGGTTGGGAGGAAGCGGATAATCTCTTTTATTCGTGGAGGACACTATCTAGTCTGATTACTGGAGATACCAACTGCTAGGTGCCAAGAGTACTCTGATAGTGGCGGAGGAGAATAATTTTACATTTATGGGTCATAAACTGATAGAATTCAGGAGAAAAGTTTTATTATGTGTTCGGGGAGAGTGTGGCAATCCCTTACTTCCCTAGTATTGCTGTGCACAATAAACATTTGTCCACAAGCTAAGATTCTTCGAAATTCGTTCGTCGCGACTGCAAAAAATAGACTTGATCTCAGTCATTTAAAATTTCCCAATTAGTTTGCAAACAGAAGCTAGTGTAGATCGATGTAAACCTTTATCTTTTCCGTCTCCTGTAAACCATATTCCGTTTTCTCTAATGTTATCCTTACTTACAGGCAAATGATTCGTTTATGACATTTGAAGGACTGCAAATCCAGGGGGCaccaaaaatattggaaaaactaCAGGTAAGACTGTGCCTTGCTCCCGATTCGCAAATGCTCACAGCTTCCCTCACATTTCAGAGTTTAACATTTCAAAAAATCAATAGAGTAATCACAGCCGTAGACTCTCAGCCAACGTTCGACGGAGGCGTTCTAATAAATGTCCTAGGAAGACTACAAGTAAGTAGCAACCACGTCCAGCGTGTCCCGCTTAGAGCGTGCGCCTGTCTAACCTAGTTCCCTCCACCAAATCAAAATGATTCGAACAAAGTTTAgcaataattaataaaaaatagtgAATCCCGACAGACAGATGACGACCAGCCACACGCGTACACACAGACGTTCGTGCTGAAGTCGCTAGGCTCAATATTTTTCATTCAGCACGATATCTTCCGGCTGTCGCTGCATGATGTATAGTCAGGCGATCCCGTCCGGATGATGCCAGCGCTATCCTGACACAAAACGTCTAACGTCTGTATTGTTGAAGTAGGAGGTAATGATTATGTCACGTCATCACGGCCGGCAGTAATTCATCTCCCTCTCCGTTTTTCgttttgatttatttgattaGTTTCTCCCCCTAATGAGTACTCATCGCATCATAGTAGACATAGACTAGATTAGATAGTTCTGTACAAACGAAGTGTTAACATCCTTCCTTTGCAACTGACTGACGATGTACTAAAAAGCCAATAGCCTAATTGCAATTGTTAATTATCTGCACAGGTTTCAGGTGTAACTTTACAGGACCGGATTGGCTCATTAATCTGTTGACAGCCAAGGTTCGAAGGCAATTAAGTTTCCTAGATCGAAAAAGCCATTCTAAAAACACAACATCAGAAATTTAGTTTACCAGGAGATTTTAAATCAGTATTCGATTCACAATGCTTAAATCTCGAAGTCATGTTAATGCGACCCTCAGTACTAGACTGTATACGAGTTTTCTCTGCTAGTGCATTGTAGATTATACAATTCAACTCTTAGAACGGAAAAACCACTCATCTCCCACCAAGAAAACTAATTTGAATTGCATTTACCCGTATTCTAGCTTTGATACAGTAGTTTCCGATTCTCTCTTTACGATCTTGCAGAACATCGCACGCGTCATTATTCTCGACGAAATGCGCTTTACatctctgcaagtcttcctgagaAATATACACTTCATCTCTACGGTTCTGCATCATTTGATTCTAGGGCGACTCACGGGTGGACCACTATGCGAAAGTGCACTCCTTTGCATGACATAGTCAGCAATACATTCATTGCCCTTTTCAAGTTGTGATCTATCCGCTGCCATTTCCGCCCTTTAATCAACACATCTACGGGTAACTAGCTCGTATCCTGACTTAGGTCATCGTTGAAGATTTTCTCAAACcagtgcaagcgatttcgagcttccttCTTCCATCGGTACTGCTCTTCGAGAGGTGAgcaaaatctggcaaccgttaagcttcttttccaagcagCGGAACCTTCCTCAACGGAACTGCAGCACTTGCGTTCGTTAGTTTCTAGGCGGATACCTCTAAATTAAATACTCCcagtattcccttgaaggcaggccgttcacagtattCACGAATCATAAGACACTTttactttgaaacagaagcccgacaaaatgtcccctcaccaacttcggatctgagctttatcagccagctTAATTCCGacgtcaagtaattaagaacaaactctctggtGCGCAAaatggtaagattggcacgacaggcgaactggagtcaaaggtcgaagctctggaaaaggcattcgataccgcctttaaagtctcgtgccctactaagtacagcaaaaagaccctgccaccgtggtggaatgaagatccctCTAGCCtctggaagctgaccagagaaattttcaacatctgctgcaggcaaaaatactggcatccatacaaggactgcctgaagaagtacaagtacaagtcggccatcaagatcgCCAAGAGGTGGTCTTAGTTGAACTATTGTCAAAACATTGGAAGAACTAACAAATCCGCAaggttcagtaagattctgtccaaggaacataggaacccatcctttcttaaaaaaccGGAAGGCTCtcggacggaatcttctagcgaaaccctggaactgttagttcaaacacactttcccgccagcgaagaggactgtgagtcagaaccttgcttggagggtttgcggcaaccctaTCTGCGCGAGacaatcaaatcggtaattaccgaggatagaatcggctgggctataaacagtttctccgcatacaaatctccaggcccagatggcataatgccagtcatcctgcagaagcagcaggaacgTGTTGTTTCGTGGCTTATTGAGATTTACCCGAGCTGAacctctttaggatacgtaccgtactcttggaggcgcgcacgaggggttttcataccgaaagctggcaggcgcggtcatgagtccgcgaaggactttcgaccaatcagcctgacttcTTTCGTACTGAAGACCCTAggacgcgtcctggacattcacttaaggacgattatggagagaacgcctttctctaaatccCAGCATGCCAACCTCAAAGGTAAATCCACTGAAACTGCCCTCGACGAGGTAATCGGCAcggtcgctgcaatacaagcagtataccctggctgccttcttggatacagagggagcttttaacaacgtcagtaccaatcccatcaaggaagccttgaccgatattggattggaggggtatctcactcattggattatatccatgctaagtaccaggataatccagtcagatcttggaggcaaccacttgaccagagctgtaaacagaggcacaccccagggtggcgccatctctccgatgctctggttaatagtaatggacgaaattttacgaatattggacagcagcggggtgcaGGTGGtcacgtatgccgacgacttggcgatattagtgtcagggatgtttgtgtttgtgtGGGCGACATCCTGGAAGGagcattgcgaaaggtgtgcctgtgagccgcaagatgcggcataaacccaaccaaaacgcaactgatgctattcaccaccaagacatacctgatacctgaattccatctaccacggctgaataaagattggttctttcctctaatataaagtatctgggtgtaatcctggatccaaagctatattggagattgaacacaactgaaggttaagaaggcctgtatagccttctatgcctgcaagacaacctttgcaaagaattggGGTCTCCAGTGgagaatggttctctggatgtacaccgcgtccgatcctaacgtacggctctattgtatggtagcaggctttgaagaaaaagtacaataggatgaagtttaataggattcaaagaaccgcttgtgcaggtgctactgaggctctgcagtcctaaccggcagatactctcaatgtactcctgcatctcctccccctagacctccacattaaatatgttgcagcgtgcagtgccgtcagactacgtgagtccggatgctgtcCAACTAAGTCCTACGGCTACAGCAACATCCTAAataaaatacctcgggaaatctgggcatcccccacggactatgcca
The DNA window shown above is from Hermetia illucens chromosome 5, iHerIll2.2.curated.20191125, whole genome shotgun sequence and carries:
- the LOC119657335 gene encoding probable nuclear transport factor 2 isoform X1; this translates as MALNPQYEEIGKGFVQQYYAMFDDPALRANLVNLYSANDSFMTFEGLQIQGAPKILEKLQSLTFQKINRVITAVDSQPTFDGGVLINVLGRLQCDEDPPHAFSQIFVLKPLGTSFFCAHDIFRLNIHDTA
- the LOC119657335 gene encoding probable nuclear transport factor 2 isoform X2, producing the protein MTFEGLQIQGAPKILEKLQSLTFQKINRVITAVDSQPTFDGGVLINVLGRLQCDEDPPHAFSQIFVLKPLGTSFFCAHDIFRLNIHDTA